A single region of the Anaerolineales bacterium genome encodes:
- a CDS encoding LCP family protein, protein MPNIVDQDDILGFEDAPHGDHSTKHTADYAADQPTHDGDLPTIPMPAVMRASSLPKLAKSSLTQTPYMLAQTPPPPHPPQRPVRGQRRSPVRFRRDGMTWAMLALIAFAVTVMAGVLGVITLRVIANREGVSSAANQPPTPTLTIPTYAAALPSASQPSGVFDPNQPTLVPLGVDLQAWDGQARFTVLMLGIDKRPNDKGTAFRTDSMILVSIDPLTQSVGMLSIPRDLYVEIPQNTVVTNAYGLQKVNTAYFLGELARPGYGGLLAMQTVQYNLGVRIHDYVVYDFEAITTLIDAVGGVPITAAESIYDPLYPDMYGGYDPLSIQAGWQIMDGAMALKYARTRHGSTDIHRARRQQEVIMALRQRILSEGLIPNLILQAPSLWASLDKHLKSGLSLEQIVRLLLYVKDIQTIRQGVIDFRYVTDVMWSGAEVLVPNRAALGRLLVEVFGANYSGE, encoded by the coding sequence ATGCCGAACATCGTAGATCAGGACGACATTTTGGGGTTTGAGGACGCCCCCCATGGCGACCACTCAACCAAACACACTGCCGATTACGCCGCCGACCAGCCCACCCATGATGGCGATCTCCCGACCATCCCTATGCCTGCTGTTATGCGGGCATCCTCCCTGCCCAAATTGGCGAAATCGTCGTTGACGCAAACGCCCTACATGCTTGCCCAGACGCCACCCCCACCGCACCCCCCACAACGCCCAGTGAGGGGGCAGCGGCGCTCTCCCGTGCGCTTCCGGCGCGATGGCATGACATGGGCAATGCTTGCCCTCATCGCCTTTGCCGTAACGGTCATGGCGGGTGTTTTGGGTGTTATTACCTTGCGCGTCATTGCCAACCGCGAGGGCGTGTCTTCGGCGGCGAACCAACCGCCCACGCCCACGCTGACTATTCCCACCTATGCTGCTGCGCTCCCCTCGGCAAGCCAGCCCTCCGGTGTGTTTGACCCCAACCAGCCGACGCTTGTCCCGCTTGGGGTTGACCTTCAGGCGTGGGATGGACAGGCACGCTTCACCGTTCTTATGTTGGGAATCGACAAGCGCCCCAACGACAAGGGGACAGCCTTCCGCACCGATTCGATGATTTTGGTCAGCATCGATCCCCTCACGCAGAGCGTGGGCATGTTGAGCATCCCCCGCGATCTCTACGTGGAAATCCCCCAAAACACCGTCGTCACCAACGCCTACGGCTTGCAAAAGGTGAACACCGCCTACTTTCTGGGCGAACTCGCCCGCCCAGGGTACGGCGGACTTTTGGCGATGCAGACCGTCCAGTACAACCTCGGTGTGCGCATTCACGATTACGTCGTCTATGATTTTGAGGCGATCACCACCCTGATTGATGCCGTTGGGGGTGTGCCGATCACCGCTGCCGAGTCCATTTACGATCCGCTCTACCCCGATATGTACGGTGGCTATGATCCGCTCTCAATTCAGGCGGGGTGGCAGATCATGGATGGGGCGATGGCGCTCAAATATGCCCGCACGCGGCACGGCTCAACGGATATTCATCGGGCGCGGCGGCAGCAAGAAGTGATCATGGCGCTCCGCCAGCGCATCCTCAGCGAGGGCTTGATCCCAAACCTCATTCTCCAAGCGCCCTCATTATGGGCGTCCCTAGATAAGCACCTCAAAAGTGGGCTGAGTTTGGAGCAGATCGTCCGCCTTTTGCTCTATGTCAAAGACATTCAGACGATCCGGCAGGGGGTGATCGATTTTCGCTATGTGACTGATGTGATGTGGAGCGGGGCGGAAGTCCTCGTCCCTAATCGGGCGGCGCTTGGTAGGCTTCTGGTAGAGGTTTTCGGGGCAAATTACAGCGGCGAGTAG